A region from the Manihot esculenta cultivar AM560-2 chromosome 13, M.esculenta_v8, whole genome shotgun sequence genome encodes:
- the LOC110629143 gene encoding LOB domain-containing protein 37 isoform X2: MSCNGCRVLRKGCSETCILRPCLQWIESPEAQGHATVFVAKFFGRAGLMSFISAVPENQRPACGRTVNPVNGAVGLLWTGNWHVCQAAVETVLRGGTLRPMPELLAAGGSPSPASDEASEVEVTCTDMWTLQDPNPNPHSRFSNSRSKVSPKRKPIDEPVNLVKQQQLQLQLTGKDLDLRLTPTFSKKTSHRKLENRRLGSPSMNSEESVTTRTTCLESGPGDLYGNRGETKLLNLFV; the protein is encoded by the exons ATGAGTTGCAATGGTTGCAGAGTGCTACGCAAAGGGTGCAGTGAAACTTGTATTCTACGCCCGTGTTTACAGTGGATTGAAAGCCCTGAAGCCCAAGGCCACGCAACTGTCTTCGTTGCTAAGTTCTTTGGCCGTGCCGGCCTCATGTCCTTCATTTCAGCCGTCCCTGAAAACCAACGTCCTG CCTGCGGCAGAACTGTGAATCCTGTAAACGGCGCTGTAGGACTTCTTTGGACCGGAAACTGGCACGTTTGTCAAGCTGCTGTAGAAACTGTTCTACGTGGTGGAACGCTACGGCCGATGCCTGAGCTTCTCGCTGCTGGAGGATCTCCATCTCCGGCTTCAGATGAAGCTTCTGAGGTTGAAGTGACGTGTACAGATATGTGGACACTCCAGGATCCAAATCCAAACCCCCATTCTCGATTCTCCAATTCGAGATCCAAAGTGTCGCCAAAACGAAAACCAATCGATGAACCTGTGAATTTAGTTAAGCAACAACAACTGCAGCTACAGTTAACAGGAAAGGATCTGGATCTTCGGCTGACACCGACCTTCTCCAAAAAAACATCCCACCGTAAACTAGAAAACCGGCGGCTGGGCAGTCCGTCGATGAATTCAGAGGAGTCAGTGACGACGAGGACGACATGTTTGGAAAGCGGACCGGGAGATCTTTACGGGAATAGAGGAGAGACAAAGCTCCTGAACCTATTTGTTTAG
- the LOC110629758 gene encoding casein kinase II subunit alpha isoform X3 has protein sequence MAIRPLRQQFAIFHHHSKALSSLSFPSSPNPFSLFRQSSIPLLRLLASSATFSSQKQQQDRHPQARFHRLKPLAPLPDTLAQKIGKSIRRPGAPSKSRVYADINVIRPKEYWDYESLTVQWGEQDDYEVVRKVGRGKYSEVFEGVHCTDNEKCIIKILKPVKKKKIKREIKILQNLCGGPNIVKLLDIVRDQQSKTPSLIFEYVNNTDFKVLYPTLSDYDIRFYIYELLKALDYCHSQGIMHRDVKPHNVMIDHEQRKLRLIDWGLAEFYHPGKEYNVRVASRYFKGPELLVDLQDYDYSLDLWSLGCMFAGMRTSMIYMKLPSNLALTPNDMFFTDNDSEVVSYVWPAIDYAFISISMFLVMLQTSESCSACMLIHGWQIAWRMEI, from the exons ATGGCCATAAGGCCTCTGAGACAGCAATTTGCAATCTTCCATCATCACAGCAAAGCTCTCTCCTCTCTCTCCTTTCCCTCCTCACCTAACCCTTTCTCCCTTTTCCGGCAATCGTCGATCCCCCTTCTCCGTCTATTGGCTTCAAGCGCTACTTTCTCTAGCCAAAAGCAACAGCAAGACCGCCATCCTCAGGCACGCTTCCATCGATTGAAGCCGTTAGCTCCCTTGCCGGACACGCTGGCGCAGAAGATCGGGAAATCGATTCGCCGCCCTGGCGCTCCATCCAAGTCTAGGGTTTACGCCGACATCAATGTCATCCGTCCTAAGGAGTATTGGGATTACGAGTCCCTGACCGTCCAATGGGG GGAGCAGGATGATTATGAGGTGGTGAGGAAGGTTGGGAGGGGGAAATACAGTGAGGTATTTGAGGGAGTCCACTGCACGGATAATGAGAAGTGCATCATTAAGATTCTTAAACctgtgaagaagaagaag ATTAAGAGGGAGATTAAAATTCTGCAGAATCTATGCGGAGGGCCAAATATTGTGAAGCTGCTCGATATTGTTAGAGATCAGCAATCAAAGACCCCAAGTCTTATTTTCGAGTATGTGAATAATACTGATTTTAAGGTGCTTTATCCAACACTTTCGGACTACGACATTCGATTTTACATCTATGAACTTCTAAAG GCATTGGATTACTGCCACTCACAAGGTATTATGCATCGAGACGTTAAGCCCCATAATGTGATGATTGATCATGAGCAGAGGAAGCTTCGACTTATAGACTGGGGGCTAGCAGAGTTTTATCATCCTGGGAAAGAATACAATGTTCGTGTTGCTTCAAG ATACTTCAAAGGTCCTGAACTTCTTGTTGATTTGCAAGACTATGATTATTCTTTAGACTTGTGGAGCCTTGGTTGTATGTTTGCTGGAATG CGCACTTCTATGATCTATATGAAACTGCCATCAAATCTTGCCCTTACTCCAAATGATATGTTTTTTACTGATAACGACTCTGAAGTGGTCTCCTACGTATGGCCTGCAATAGATTATGCCTTTATTTCCATATCTATGTTCTTGGTGATGTTACAGACGAGTGAATCTTGCTCTGCTTGCATGCTCATCCATGGCTGGCAAATAGCATGGAGGATGGAAATATAA
- the LOC110629758 gene encoding casein kinase II subunit alpha-2 isoform X2 — translation MAIRPLRQQFAIFHHHSKALSSLSFPSSPNPFSLFRQSSIPLLRLLASSATFSSQKQQQDRHPQARFHRLKPLAPLPDTLAQKIGKSIRRPGAPSKSRVYADINVIRPKEYWDYESLTVQWGEQDDYEVVRKVGRGKYSEVFEGVHCTDNEKCIIKILKPVKKKKIKREIKILQNLCGGPNIVKLLDIVRDQQSKTPSLIFEYVNNTDFKVLYPTLSDYDIRFYIYELLKALDYCHSQGIMHRDVKPHNVMIDHEQRKLRLIDWGLAEFYHPGKEYNVRVASRYFKGPELLVDLQDYDYSLDLWSLGCMFAGMVLGTDELNAYLNKYRIELDPHLAALVGRHSRKPWTKFINVDNQHLAVPEAVDFLDMLLRYDHQDRPTAKEAMAHAYFYPIRNAESSRVRT, via the exons ATGGCCATAAGGCCTCTGAGACAGCAATTTGCAATCTTCCATCATCACAGCAAAGCTCTCTCCTCTCTCTCCTTTCCCTCCTCACCTAACCCTTTCTCCCTTTTCCGGCAATCGTCGATCCCCCTTCTCCGTCTATTGGCTTCAAGCGCTACTTTCTCTAGCCAAAAGCAACAGCAAGACCGCCATCCTCAGGCACGCTTCCATCGATTGAAGCCGTTAGCTCCCTTGCCGGACACGCTGGCGCAGAAGATCGGGAAATCGATTCGCCGCCCTGGCGCTCCATCCAAGTCTAGGGTTTACGCCGACATCAATGTCATCCGTCCTAAGGAGTATTGGGATTACGAGTCCCTGACCGTCCAATGGGG GGAGCAGGATGATTATGAGGTGGTGAGGAAGGTTGGGAGGGGGAAATACAGTGAGGTATTTGAGGGAGTCCACTGCACGGATAATGAGAAGTGCATCATTAAGATTCTTAAACctgtgaagaagaagaag ATTAAGAGGGAGATTAAAATTCTGCAGAATCTATGCGGAGGGCCAAATATTGTGAAGCTGCTCGATATTGTTAGAGATCAGCAATCAAAGACCCCAAGTCTTATTTTCGAGTATGTGAATAATACTGATTTTAAGGTGCTTTATCCAACACTTTCGGACTACGACATTCGATTTTACATCTATGAACTTCTAAAG GCATTGGATTACTGCCACTCACAAGGTATTATGCATCGAGACGTTAAGCCCCATAATGTGATGATTGATCATGAGCAGAGGAAGCTTCGACTTATAGACTGGGGGCTAGCAGAGTTTTATCATCCTGGGAAAGAATACAATGTTCGTGTTGCTTCAAG ATACTTCAAAGGTCCTGAACTTCTTGTTGATTTGCAAGACTATGATTATTCTTTAGACTTGTGGAGCCTTGGTTGTATGTTTGCTGGAATG GTACTTGGAACCGATGAATTAAATGCATATTTGAATAAGTACCGCATAGAATTGGATCCCCATCTTGCAGCCCTGGTTGGCAG GCATAGCCGGAAACCGTGGACAAAGTTTATTAATGTTGACAATCAGCATTTGGCAGTTCCTGAG GCTGTTGATTTCCTCGACATGTTGCTGCGATATGATCATCAAGATAGGCCAACTGCAAAAGAAGCGATG GCCCATGCTTACTTCTATCCAATTAGAAATGCAGAAAGCAGCAGGGTTCGGACGTAG
- the LOC110629758 gene encoding casein kinase II subunit alpha-2 isoform X1 encodes MAIRPLRQQFAIFHHHSKALSSLSFPSSPNPFSLFRQSSIPLLRLLASSATFSSQKQQQDRHPQARFHRLKPLAPLPDTLAQKIGKSIRRPGAPSKSRVYADINVIRPKEYWDYESLTVQWGEQDDYEVVRKVGRGKYSEVFEGVHCTDNEKCIIKILKPVKKKKIKREIKILQNLCGGPNIVKLLDIVRDQQSKTPSLIFEYVNNTDFKVLYPTLSDYDIRFYIYELLKALDYCHSQGIMHRDVKPHNVMIDHEQRKLRLIDWGLAEFYHPGKEYNVRVASRYFKGPELLVDLQDYDYSLDLWSLGCMFAGMIFRKEPFFYGHDNYDQLVKIAKVLGTDELNAYLNKYRIELDPHLAALVGRHSRKPWTKFINVDNQHLAVPEAVDFLDMLLRYDHQDRPTAKEAMAHAYFYPIRNAESSRVRT; translated from the exons ATGGCCATAAGGCCTCTGAGACAGCAATTTGCAATCTTCCATCATCACAGCAAAGCTCTCTCCTCTCTCTCCTTTCCCTCCTCACCTAACCCTTTCTCCCTTTTCCGGCAATCGTCGATCCCCCTTCTCCGTCTATTGGCTTCAAGCGCTACTTTCTCTAGCCAAAAGCAACAGCAAGACCGCCATCCTCAGGCACGCTTCCATCGATTGAAGCCGTTAGCTCCCTTGCCGGACACGCTGGCGCAGAAGATCGGGAAATCGATTCGCCGCCCTGGCGCTCCATCCAAGTCTAGGGTTTACGCCGACATCAATGTCATCCGTCCTAAGGAGTATTGGGATTACGAGTCCCTGACCGTCCAATGGGG GGAGCAGGATGATTATGAGGTGGTGAGGAAGGTTGGGAGGGGGAAATACAGTGAGGTATTTGAGGGAGTCCACTGCACGGATAATGAGAAGTGCATCATTAAGATTCTTAAACctgtgaagaagaagaag ATTAAGAGGGAGATTAAAATTCTGCAGAATCTATGCGGAGGGCCAAATATTGTGAAGCTGCTCGATATTGTTAGAGATCAGCAATCAAAGACCCCAAGTCTTATTTTCGAGTATGTGAATAATACTGATTTTAAGGTGCTTTATCCAACACTTTCGGACTACGACATTCGATTTTACATCTATGAACTTCTAAAG GCATTGGATTACTGCCACTCACAAGGTATTATGCATCGAGACGTTAAGCCCCATAATGTGATGATTGATCATGAGCAGAGGAAGCTTCGACTTATAGACTGGGGGCTAGCAGAGTTTTATCATCCTGGGAAAGAATACAATGTTCGTGTTGCTTCAAG ATACTTCAAAGGTCCTGAACTTCTTGTTGATTTGCAAGACTATGATTATTCTTTAGACTTGTGGAGCCTTGGTTGTATGTTTGCTGGAATG ATATTCCGGAAGGAGCCATTCTTCTATGGGCATGATAATTATGATCAGCTAGTCAAAATAGCCAAG GTACTTGGAACCGATGAATTAAATGCATATTTGAATAAGTACCGCATAGAATTGGATCCCCATCTTGCAGCCCTGGTTGGCAG GCATAGCCGGAAACCGTGGACAAAGTTTATTAATGTTGACAATCAGCATTTGGCAGTTCCTGAG GCTGTTGATTTCCTCGACATGTTGCTGCGATATGATCATCAAGATAGGCCAACTGCAAAAGAAGCGATG GCCCATGCTTACTTCTATCCAATTAGAAATGCAGAAAGCAGCAGGGTTCGGACGTAG
- the LOC110629143 gene encoding LOB domain-containing protein 37 isoform X1: protein MSCNGCRVLRKGCSETCILRPCLQWIESPEAQGHATVFVAKFFGRAGLMSFISAVPENQRPALFQSLLFEACGRTVNPVNGAVGLLWTGNWHVCQAAVETVLRGGTLRPMPELLAAGGSPSPASDEASEVEVTCTDMWTLQDPNPNPHSRFSNSRSKVSPKRKPIDEPVNLVKQQQLQLQLTGKDLDLRLTPTFSKKTSHRKLENRRLGSPSMNSEESVTTRTTCLESGPGDLYGNRGETKLLNLFV from the exons ATGAGTTGCAATGGTTGCAGAGTGCTACGCAAAGGGTGCAGTGAAACTTGTATTCTACGCCCGTGTTTACAGTGGATTGAAAGCCCTGAAGCCCAAGGCCACGCAACTGTCTTCGTTGCTAAGTTCTTTGGCCGTGCCGGCCTCATGTCCTTCATTTCAGCCGTCCCTGAAAACCAACGTCCTG CTTTGTTTCAATCTTTATTATTTGAAGCCTGCGGCAGAACTGTGAATCCTGTAAACGGCGCTGTAGGACTTCTTTGGACCGGAAACTGGCACGTTTGTCAAGCTGCTGTAGAAACTGTTCTACGTGGTGGAACGCTACGGCCGATGCCTGAGCTTCTCGCTGCTGGAGGATCTCCATCTCCGGCTTCAGATGAAGCTTCTGAGGTTGAAGTGACGTGTACAGATATGTGGACACTCCAGGATCCAAATCCAAACCCCCATTCTCGATTCTCCAATTCGAGATCCAAAGTGTCGCCAAAACGAAAACCAATCGATGAACCTGTGAATTTAGTTAAGCAACAACAACTGCAGCTACAGTTAACAGGAAAGGATCTGGATCTTCGGCTGACACCGACCTTCTCCAAAAAAACATCCCACCGTAAACTAGAAAACCGGCGGCTGGGCAGTCCGTCGATGAATTCAGAGGAGTCAGTGACGACGAGGACGACATGTTTGGAAAGCGGACCGGGAGATCTTTACGGGAATAGAGGAGAGACAAAGCTCCTGAACCTATTTGTTTAG